From a single Aggregatilinea lenta genomic region:
- a CDS encoding cold-shock protein has product MAARTNGTVKWFNAQKGYGFIQQDNGPDVFVHFSAIQGNGYRELNEGERVEFETTTGPKGPQAANVIRLGS; this is encoded by the coding sequence ATGGCAGCACGTACGAACGGCACGGTCAAATGGTTCAACGCTCAGAAGGGTTATGGCTTCATTCAGCAGGATAACGGTCCTGACGTGTTCGTGCACTTCAGCGCGATCCAGGGCAACGGTTACCGCGAGCTGAACGAAGGCGAGCGCGTTGAGTTCGAAACCACGACCGGCCCGAAGGGCCCGCAGGCTGCTAACGTTATCCGCCTCGGCAGCTAA